The genomic interval GTTTGTCTCTGGCATTATGATTTTAGATACGTAAATGTTACCACTCCAACTGGTGCTGTGCCTCGGCTTTATCTCCTTGGGTCTTACGTTACCAGGGGTGATTTCCTACGTCATTCTACAGGTGAGATCTCTTGAAGACTCGGGGTACGTTTCAAGGGTATATTCAATATTGCTAGCCAATGACCGTTCCAAACAGATGCTCAAAGCCCATAAATTCGCCTAAATGCCGGGTACCGTTAGATGGCATGAAGTGCCATAAGCCAGGATGACCAAGGTCAGAATCTCATGATGACGGCTGGGTCGGTGTGACGGTGGCCATAAGGAGGCTTGTAAGGGTGATGTTCATTGGGGCTTGACAATGATTCGGACAATGTTATACTGCCCCTTTGAGATGCATGACATTGAACCAGGCATATTACAGTCCATGGAATGTAGGGTCGTTAGCGTCAAAAAGTCGTAATTAGCCGATACTTGACCAGGGAATAATTTGATGCCCCTATCGCTCAACCGTAAACGGTCGCGATTGTGGCATCCAACACATTGCAAAGTGTAATGAGCAAGAAGGTGGCCGCTATTTTCAAGGTGATTCCAGTCAATGGCCGACCCTCAAttcagaagaggaaggatggTCTGGAGGTCTTTCGGTTGTTGCAATATGTAGCTATTGTCTATCATCTCGAGCTGGAGCGGGGGGCAGAACTCTTGAGGTTCGTAAAGCATCATCTTTATAACCTTCCCAGCTGCCTCGCCCAATGCCCGCAGATAGCGTCCCTGAGAATGGTCGAGGATGGAAACGATGTCGCGAAAGACGGACTCGGGTACCTTGGAGAGCCTAGTAGCTCGTTAGTTAGACCTTCGGCTATCCCATATAGCACATACATATTGTCAGTCAATTCCAGTCCTGGATGGTGGAAATGTTGCGGATAAGGGATTAATGCGAGTATGCCATTGCCGAACCGCTCCTGTAGGATGTGAAATCTCCGTGCGAGTAGTCGAAGGTTGCGAACATGATTGTAtccctttttatattctgGAGATCCCGGTTCGAGACCAGGGAGCACTTGCTTCATCATCGCTGTCGTCAGCTTTGACTCTGCAATTTTAAGGGGATTACCAGCTCGTTTGATGGCCGATGCGTTATAAGCTGGGGTTGTAACAAACCCTGATAATGATGGAATCTCACACCCACCACAGGCTTTGAATAAGTATGAGATGTGGTATCTTCGAAATAAATTCAAGCCCGTGATTGTCTGGTCGATGAGGCAGATATTAGTATATGTGTCTGCCTTCGAGGAATGCGTAGAGATCTGCAGATGAAGCTGGTCGGTCCTCGATCGCCAGGTTTGCATCGCCTCTTTTAAAACCAGAACCGACAGTGAGCTGCCAGAAGCTAATATTAGCCGTTTCAAAAGATCATCGTACTGTTTCAGGCCGGCCTCCTGGATGGCTATCTCAATTTCTGCGCTAAAGTACCATTCTCGCGGGGTTCGTATAGATCTCGCTTGACATTTCATGgtttcttcctccaggaaGGATACAATTGGATTATGCATCTGGTGTCGACCTCGCATTGGCTTTGGTTGATTCTCCCCACTCTTCTCGAACGAGATATCCATCGATCGTTGGGGTTTGCTCACCTGTGCCGTGTCTGGTAGTAAATCTGTCGTCTCGGCACGTCTGTCAGGTTCCCCAGAGAGTAATATGGGCAGATGCGTATCCATATTTATGCTAGCCTGTAGCCGTGTTGGATCCACCCCGTTATCCTCTTGAGTAAAGAACCTATCATAGTCTTTGGTCAGTCCCTGGTTTAATCAGCATCCATAATAACGCCTTACCCTATATTCTCCAATATCTGCCACGTACGACGATGGCTTCCCCCACAGTCGAGATGTGCGGCTGCAATGATCGCTGCCATGGTCCTTCCGACTGTAATGTGACGTTCTTCGCCGGGCGGCGAGTTGTATGGAATCATCCTGTCAATAGCCGTGCGTTGGGCGACTGAAACAAGATGAGCGTAAGTACACAGTTTTTCCTTTCCTGCGGCAATATCGCCTTCTCAATGTCAGATTAGTCGAACATCCACGAGCTCGATGTCCTCACCTGGTGGAATGCGCGTCTGGTAAGCATGGAACGAAAGACATAGACGAATCAAATCAATCCCTAAATCCCCCAACCATTCCCTGTCGGCCCTAGGCGCTATAAGAGCGTCATAAAGGTGGATCTGTGGCTCATTCTGGTAACCCAGAATGTGTGCGACTTGATCAATGCTGGTATTGATGTCCATCTTGCGAGATCAATTGAATAAATGCTAACCTAACAAGACTAAGCGTTTTGATCACAGATATGCTTGGATATCTTCGTGGAAACTGGTCGAGGTAAATATACATCCACTGCACCCCTCGGGTATACCGAGCAGCGTTCCCTTTCCGTTATACATCCATCATGCAATTCGCCAAGTCTCACCGTGATTTTGAACCAATATCGACATCCATCCGAATGCCTCGTTTCGACATTGGTTACAATGGTTATCTTTGCTCCCATTGATGTCATGATACTTACGCGACTTACCGGCTAGCCTCACGGGACCAGATAGCCAACTCATCATCTCCTGCTTTgactgttgttgttggatatatgaatctttttttattctcgGTATATCGCGTGGCTGGGTGTTAATTGCCATACAGTACACTAGACACGAGATCTAAGAAAATGGTATAACCGTATAAGTTCTTTGCCGGGCGATCATACATGCATTACGTTAAATTTAGGGGCCACTAAGCAGAGCTTTGTAAATATGCGGTTGCAAATAACTCATGTCGGAGGCCCATTTATGCGGGAGGCCCATTTATGCGGGAGGCCCATGATGCGGGAGGCCCATTATGCGGAAGGCCCATTATGCGGGAGGCTCATTTATGCGGGAGGCCCATTTATGCGGGAGGCCCATTATGCGGGAGGCCCATTATGCGGGAGGCCCATATACGACAGTTCCATTTATGCGGGAGGCCGACTATGACATGGATACAGCACGCACGGCTTCGTCAGCTTGGTTGGGCTTACCTGCCCCCGACCACGGGAAAATCTCGttcttgtttttatttttatttttatccttattcttattttcctTGTTATATAATTATGGGACAAAGCTACTAGAAAATGAATTCGATCACATCGATCGCCTCCCATTCAAGTCATCTCAGCTCAGCTCAATTTCTGTCCATTTCTTACATGTCACCAGTCACGAGCGAGAGTGTAATTGATCAGTCTTTGGTTCGTCGAGGTTGCAGTTTATTTCTAGTTGCGATATTCAGTCAAAGGTAGCCGAATGTCCACCACTAAATCCTGACTCCCATGAAAAACGTGCCAAACCCACCCATGGGTTTGAGTGGGCTTGGGCGAGGTCTCGAATCTCGGCACATTTTTTGGAACTTTTCccgcaccatcttcaaaagtATCTACTCTCAACCGCTTATAAATCAACCAATTCTGTATTACTAGCAAAAGTAGACGGAAATTTACATTCAAAGTATACAGAACAGGGATTAAAAACATGGATCGAATAAGTATACATAGCGTGTTGATATCgttaatttttagatttgtcaatttttacttttcctgTATAATATAGACTCCTTATGCTATTCTCTTCTATATagatcaatatcaaagtGATATAATAAGGATTGGTTGAGTTATAAGCATttaaaaatagctattttgGTAGATGTTGCGCGAAAAGTTGAAAAAAATGTGCCAAGAACTGAAGGTAAATTTGCACACACCTAAGTAATAATCAATCACCAAAAGGGCTGTGGAACTGGTGGTGTTGAAAGCCGCATTGATCGATATCATTTTCTcgatctttctttatttcttgctCTTTAATTCATTGTCGAACATGAATTTGAGAAGCACTGACCTATTCTCAGCCGCGAGGACCGCTACGGGTGCAGGAGGCTGTGCGAGGCTGAAAGAGGATGCGGGAGGCGGGGTATTCATGAAGGCTGAGAGGTCATATCGTTGTGCATACCTATacacatatacatacaatatCATTCCTGTTCATTTCATTGATTGTAGACCTCATACAAAGTCGACTGCACTGTGGAAATGGATCGAGTCTCCAATATCGCCGGTCGCTTCCAAAGAAACTTGACAGAATTACATACAGTATGTGAACTAGCTATCAACTTTCGAGAGGATCAATGTGAAGTTCTAATACCAGCTCGGTTATCCTTGAAAAGCGGTACCACGGAGTTAGCTTTCAATACCTCCCCCTACAAGGACCTTCGGACATCCGTCTACTCAGTATCCAGTCTGGAAGGCCAAGTGATGGGATTTCCTGCTCCATACGAGTCGTTAGCCTTGACGAAAACCCAGAATACACGGCTCTCTCTTATACCTGGAGGAAACAGCACTCACCCTTGCGTGGTGGCGCCCTCATGGCGTTTGAAACCATGAGATCGATCTATCAAGGGAATTTATTTGATATGCACATTCCAGAGGTTGAAACAGAGGAGCGCAACCCCAAGACCATCCTGTGCAATGGCCGCAGAATTAATGTATCTTTGAATTTATATGACGCCTTGCTATCACTCAGACAGATACAATCAAAGAGTTGGTATTGGATTGACGCATTATGCATAAACCAAAGGTACCTGACATCTCATATTTGTTGTCTAAATTGGCCAGAGAAAGGCAAATGGAGCATGAGACTAAATAGTTTATCAGTGATGCGGAGGAAAAGACTCTTCAGATTCAGAAGATGGATAGAATATACCAATCTGCCGAGCTTGTTCTTGTCTGGCTCGGTGACTGCTCGTCAAAGTTAGCTCGAGGTCTTCCCAGCTTAGAAACACTCGCGAAGAAGACGCAAAATGAACTACCGCCGCTGCCCAAGTTCAAGGGGCCTGGTGGGGAGTTGCAAGCGGCGGCCACGACTGCGGTAGATCTTTCCTGTCGGCAATGGTTCAAGCGGATCTGGGTACTCCAAGAATACCTTTTAGCAAGAAAAGTCAACTTCCTCTATGGTAACAATGAAGTTAGCTTGGGTGCCTTACTGACCGCTTGTATATGGGTATCTCATGACCCTGGTGCCGCAATGACACCCGAGCTGCCAATGAAGGCTGAATTGAGAGAAGCCCTTGCCCACACTAATGACATCCCCAACTTCTTGTTAGCTCGCCAAGCCATTGGTCAGGGCCGCAGGTTGACCCTCCGCGAATGGCTTCGGGCATGTCGAAGGCGCTATGCTAAAGATCCCAGAGATTTTGTGTTTGGCGGCCTATCTCTGATTTGCCCTGAGTCATTGAAGATAGACTATCAGCGCCTTCAGCTGGGAGATTATCCATGCGTTGAAACTCAGGCGCCTATACTCCCTCCTAGGGCGGGTATACACTCTCAGAAAGACAATCGATTCACTGCGGAACATCCCACTGCCACATTTAAAGGcccaacatcatcatcacttaTACCTGGGGGTCTATGGGATTTCCTCAGGGCTGACTATGCGGCCAGCGAAGTCGAGGTACTTATCAATGTTGCAGCGTGCCTGCTTTCCCAGAAAGGGCAGCACACCCTCGATCTGCTTTCTATTGCGGCTCGTAGGCCGTGGGATGACTTTGACGCTGACGTACGCAATTGGTTCTGGCCTCGCGCTCATCCTATTCTCCCATCTTGGGTCCCAGCTTTGGGTTCCAGGGGTGTAAGTTCATCGGACATTTGCTCAACTCGTCCACTTTTACTTTACCCTACCCCCCTGTCAACACAGATAACGGCGCATACTAATCTGGATCTCTATAGTCTCTTGAACATAGCAACTTGGCATCTACAGCAGAAGCATCGGATCATGCTGGTACAACCTTTGCAGCTGGTATATTAGGACAGCCGGGCCCATCACCTAAGATCTCTCGCGACGGCAGGACGTTATTCCTTGAGGCTGCACCCCTTGACACCGTCGAGAATATACTTTTAGATAATACTCTTATGACAGATGAGTACATCGACATCCTAATTAGGTTCCTTGAAACTGTTGGCGGGATGCCCCGCGCTCACCTCCCAAGTGGTGGGACGAGTTTCGACGCGGTCGCAATATCCCTTGCTTCTTCGctgttcttctcttttccccaaaGCACAAAACTAAACGTCACTAAGGGCCAAAACCATGAAGGAATATCCTTATCATCTGTAAATGAGCAGCATGCGCGTTTCTGGCTTTGTGAGTTTATCGAGAGCGAGGTGCGCCACTGGGTGACGTATTTAAGGATGACCCGCGAGGACTATGTTTTGGCGCATGGGGTTGAGTCCTCAGGAGCGAAGTGGCCAGAGGAAGCTAGTATAGAACGGCAGAAGAAACTGGATAGCCTTATATCCGCTTACTGGCAGCTGAACGAAAAGTTTGATGATCTTCCATGGTCTAGGACAGCAGATGAAGGTGTGGcggcagcaacagcagcaacgcCATCCAACGAGGTCACGTCCAATCTATGGGACCTCCTGGAGACCTTACAGTCTGCTGTTGATGAGAAAAGCTTTGtttggaaaaggaagctaTTGATCTCTCCCGAGGCACAGCAATACGTTACTGCCTTTTCTCTCGATCTTAAAAGGCGGAGCTTGTTTATAACGCAAGACGGGCTTATTGGAATGGGGCCTAGTTGGTTGAGAAAAGGGGATCGGGTGATGCTGGTCAGAGATGCCAGTGTTCCTTACGTGTTTAGACACGTTGATGAGGAATTGAGGCACCAACTGCAAACAatggagatgagggaggATTTGTTGAGAGAATGCTCCGTTGAAAGGAAATATAGCTTGTCACGGCAACTCAAGCGGCCCACCCTTGAGAGGCAAATATCAGACCTAAACCTGAGAATTAGCCACCTTCAATCTGGCACAAAAGATGGATGGATTTTAATTGGGGAGTCGTACATTCCTGGTGTCATGCTAGGAGAGGTTCTGGAAAGAGGCGGTTCTGAAATCTTTGGAAGGATTGCCATAgtataatcttttaattcTGCTAATAAGGTTAATGCTCATATCATGGCTCTCCAATCGTCAGGGATTACGCCCTTTGTGTTCCTCATAGCTAGGTTACATAGAAAAGGGTCTCTTCGTAATGCAGCTACTCTCATCCAGTTCCCATAGCTAAAAGTAAGCTTGGTGGACTATTTGAGGTCTACATATGTATTGCAACTTGTCCACCTCAGATTCTTCCCCATATTCATGCTAAAATACTACGCCATAGAGTCATGTAGGATCGTTGATCGCCGTTTCACTGAACTGTATGCCATAAGTAGTGGATCGAATGGCCCCTTTAATGCCAACCTGATATCACCCAGCTTGTGTAGCATGTTTTAGGGGGTCATTTAGCGTGCAACTTAATCTTGGGGTTTGTGTCTTGGAAGCATCATttagaaagaggaagagtacGTAGGTGGTGGAACTGGTTTCGCTGGTCTCCGTACTCACTTAAGTCTTTTCTTCCGGTCCCGAGTACCGAAGGCCGTCGCGTGGAAGGAAAACATGGAGACCGATGACACGCTAATAACTGCCTTTCTGTGTGGCAAGCATTATATCAACCTGTTTTACagtccatgatgatgattcaTACTCTAACCCCTCGCTAGGCGATATGCGGGAGTACCACTACCTGTAATGTATCTGTGCGTCTATTAACAACAAAAAATGAATTTAAAAGTGGGGATTAGTGATATAGAAAGCTCTATATAAGAGGCGCTTAGATGTAGGAATGATGAATCTCTATTAGAGCGGTTATCGGGTCGGGTTCGGTGTTAGCCTGCCGGTCTCTTTAATCCTGAGAGAACTTAAGTGTGTAGACTTGGGAGGGCTAAGGATTTATATTTGTTCTCTTGAGAGAGTTTAAGAGAAATGGCGAGCTGAGTCAGGCAACCTAAATCCCATCTTCTAGATCTATAGCGAATCTCTATGAACCAGTACAGGTTACAAGGTACAAGATGCGTAGGGTCTTGTAGATTGATCGTAGGTCTCGATGCGCCTCACTGCGAGCGAAGTTTGGCCAAAAGCGAGTCTATTGCCCCTCTTCCAAAATGCAATGTCGGTCGGATCTTGCATTAACCTCCCCTGTTGCAATTCATGTCTACTTGCACTATTCAGTCAAAGGTAGCCGAATGTAAAGTAATTTAACATCAAGCCATAGACATCTCCGTATTGTAGTGTCTCATACTACATTGCATTCGTGGCAGTTCACGCTGTCGAAGCTGGACAAGAGAACACATAGAGCTGGACCCTCTGCCTGATAGTTCTCTAGGTTCTCGGTGTATAGACTCAAAATTCTGATAGGGTAGTATTCCCACCACAGTGATACAAATTACCTGCCCAAGCCATGTATCGGTGTGTATAAAACAGCAGTATTGTGCAAATCTCCAAACAACGAATTCTAGCTTTTTTTGTGGCCAAATGTCTTCATAATCTCCAGTTTGAAATTATCAGCTATAATGATAAAGACCCGCAGCAAACAGTCTGTACGAGGACTACAACAATCAAGGAGATACCGGTAGCTGCACTATCTAATGACAGTAGGTGTCCCTCTTATTTCCATGACTTGCTTTTGTAAGGTGCCCATTGCGTCAATAACCAAGCCGCGCCCTTTTCCCTATTCACCACTGCCTCGTTCGGAAATGAAATAATGCGACTTAGATTGATGAGAGATCAAATCAAGAGGAATGCAGGTCATGTAAAAAGTTGTTTTACTGGTGAAAATGAAGTTTTCAAAGCTCCCAGTCGTCAGACCGACTcgatttctttttggtcTTCCCCTTTTTCGACTTTTTCGATCTCTTCAAATCCCTCTGCTCGATTGAGGGGGCTCCTATTGGCTGATCCCCTATATAGTCATAGCCTGATTCAGTGACTATCTCTGCAGGTGTTGGCTCATCCACAAGAGGGGGAGCCTGCTGTGAAACTGGAGAAAGAATATCGGGGATGGTGGGACTTAAATAGGTATTGTTCACTGACATGTCAATAAATGTAGGGTCTTCGTTTTCGTAGAGATCATCAATGCTGGCTTGTGGGGTATCAACCTTTTCCAGGTTGTCCAGCTCCTCTGGTCGATCGTCTTCAACGATGTCTATGTTAGATCACTTCATTAGTTGACGGTATTGCCTCTCAGGGTGGGCGAGACTCTTACCGAGCCCTCGTATACCGATAAACATTCTACAAGTCTCAGATCCCTTCCGCAGGATATACAGTTTGCGGGAGAGTTGATCTCGGAGAGATTTGTTCTCTATTGACTCTCCCGCAATACGTGTCGCCAGGTCATCTGCCATATCGAAGACAAGTAACGGCGCAAATATATCCGCGAGTGGCTTGATGAGATTGGTCTCGATGACCTCGATCGCCACACCGTCGATAAACCGTTTTAGAGCGACCTGATAGAACTTAATAAGACGAGGAAGCCAACTCCTAACAGATAGGACTGTCATACCTTGTAGTACGCAAGCATACACTCAAGCGCCTCTGTGGCAGCAAAGCGACTCATGCTAGACTCTGTGGACTGAAGGATTGAATCATGAAGATGACGGAGATTGTATGATGGGCCATCCAGAGAGGTCGCTTCCAAGGATGAGACACCGAAGAAGTTGCAAATGATCGTTGAGAGACCATCTCCCCAGGCTTCGCGCCGGGCCTTTTGAAGATTCTCGGTAAAATAGTG from Aspergillus flavus chromosome 7, complete sequence carries:
- a CDS encoding heterokaryon incompatibility protein-domain-containing protein; the encoded protein is MDRVSNIAGRFQRNLTELHTRYHGVSFQYLPLQGPSDIRLLSIQSGRPSDGISCSIRVVSLDENPEYTALSYTWRKQHSPLRGGALMAFETMRSIYQGNLFDMHIPEVETEERNPKTILCNGRRINVSLNLYDALLSLRQIQSKSWYWIDALCINQSDAEEKTLQIQKMDRIYQSAELVLVWLGDCSSKLARGLPSLETLAKKTQNELPPLPKFKGPGGELQAAATTAVDLSCRQWFKRIWVLQEYLLARKVNFLYGNNEVSLGALLTACIWVSHDPGAAMTPELPMKAELREALAHTNDIPNFLLARQAIGQGRRLTLREWLRACRRRYAKDPRDFVFGGLSLICPESLKIDYQRLQLGDYPCVETQAPILPPRAGIHSQKDNRFTAEHPTATFKGPTSSSLIPGGLWDFLRADYAASEVEVLINVAACLLSQKGQHTLDLLSIAARRPWDDFDADVRNWFWPRAHPILPSWVPALGSRGSLEHSNLASTAEASDHAGTTFAAGILGQPGPSPKISRDGRTLFLEAAPLDTVENILLDNTLMTDEYIDILIRFLETVGGMPRAHLPSGGTSFDAVAISLASSLFFSFPQSTKLNVTKGQNHEGISLSSVNEQHARFWLCEFIESEVRHWVTYLRMTREDYVLAHGVESSGAKWPEEASIERQKKLDSLISAYWQLNEKFDDLPWSRTADEGVAAATAATPSNEVTSNLWDLLETLQSAVDEKSFVWKRKLLISPEAQQYVTAFSLDLKRRSLFITQDGLIGMGPSWLRKGDRVMLVRDASVPYVFRHVDEELRHQLQTMEMREDLLRECSVERKYSLSRQLKRPTLERQISDLNLRISHLQSGTKDGWILIGESYIPGVMLGEVLERGGSEIFGRIAIV